The following are encoded in a window of Etheostoma cragini isolate CJK2018 chromosome 7, CSU_Ecrag_1.0, whole genome shotgun sequence genomic DNA:
- the LOC117948024 gene encoding specifically androgen-regulated gene protein has product MPKSDTWPGSVAMESLSNLDSAGSCDSVISVNSGYSEDSMEHLSPEERACLMYLEETIEALEVQEDSGLSNDEPDPGLQADKMGRMRVNGISSLESGRDQKSEPGSRVLPTEDNAKHHALNQNLKPQSSPLLETSMNHITQPEPPVVEAVADCKIHSSATQLCVSTDGDGSLKIVSSASLCPDQATGASEINVGVIPPPSDFMDEPGFPPLPEKVEDLSPSAGISNNKPETTIDLEQLRQRATAQKTSLGSSGTQDPPNQPPKLSLPAVSSGHLISPLPEPSELRSPPAVAPKPKKLPPNIVLKSHKAAAAGSDGASGHPVPTSSDRLLLDPQRVHIEALRKLGLLPAEAQSGPTLSSNLAPKTRSSQTTPPSPVSPAAPHTPPVIPSHTSVNSPPLVSMPLQSPAAVLPSATSTAPAVQPAEVLPAPAAFSDPVEPPLSDNDAVKDASQATVNAKVNTPPFTPPALVKHLTPPKVVGVKSATLERSGPGLSSFMASQESEEASQGVSSEQSLSQLRNNRARPASLGSGKEFTRTQADGLPVGHASSKEPDLRKSLPAKTAFQHSGDSKKLLRSQGISVLICPSAENGEKRREALKKLGLLRD; this is encoded by the exons ATGCCGAAGAGTGACACGTGGCCAGGCAGCGTTGCCATGGAATCCTTGAGCAATTTGGACAGTGCCGGGAGCTGCGACAGTGTAATCAGCGTGAACTCTGGCTAT AGTGAAGACAGCATGGAGCACTTATCTCCCGAAGAGAGGGCATGTCTCATGTATCTGGAGGAAACCATTGAAGCGTTGGAGGTGCAGGAGGACAGCGGCTTATCCAATGATGAACCAGATCCTGGGTTACAGGCAGACAAAATGGGTCGGATGAGAGTAAATG gtATTTCCAGTTTGGAGTCTGGAAGAGACCAGAAATCAGAGCCTGGATCCAGAGTGTTACCCACCGAAGACAATGCTAAGCATCACGCTCTAAATCAGAACTTAAAACCAcagtcctctcctctccttgaAACATCAATGAACCACATAACTCAACCCGAACCTCCAGTCGTTGAAGCAGTTGCTGATTGCAAAATCCACTCATCAGCTACTCAGTTGTGCGTTTCCACGGATGGAGACGGTAGTCTCAAGATTGTCTCAAGTGCCAGTCTTTGCCCCGATCAGGCCACTGGGGCCTCAGAGATAAATGTGGGTGTGATCCCTCCTCCCTCAGACTTCATGGATGAGCCAGGCTTTCCTCCACTGCCAGAGAAAGTAGAAGACCTTTCTCCATCTGCAGGAATATCCAACAACAAGCCAGAGACAACTATTGACTTGGAGCAGCTACGCCAGAGAGCCACTGCACAAAAAACTTCACTGGGTTCCTCTGGGACCCAGGACCCTCCAAACCAGCCCCCAAAACTGAGCCTTCCAGCCGTCAGCTCTGGTCACTTAATTAGTCCTCTTCCTGAACCCTCTGAGCTCAGAAGTCCACCTGCCGTGGCCCCCAAGCCCAAGAAGCTTCCCCCCAACATTGTTCTGAAGTCACACAAGGCAGCAGCGGCCGGCTCAGATGGCGCCTCAGGACATCCGGTGCCCACTAGCAGTGACCGGCTCTTGTTGGACCCCCAGAGGGTTCACATCGAGGCCCTCCGAAAGCTTGGCCTGCTCCCTGCTGAGGCACAATCAGGCCCCACCCTGAGCTCTAACCTTGCTCCCAAAACTAGAAGTTCACAGACAACTCCTCCTTCTCCAGTCAGCCCAGCAGCTCCACATACACCACCCGTGATCCCATCTCACACCAGTGTCAACAGTCCACCACTGGTTTCCATGCCGCTCCAGTCTCCTGCAGCTGTGTTGCCATCGGCTACGTCTACTGCTCCTGCAGTCCAGCCTGCTGAGGTTCTCCCAGCGCCTGCCGCTTTCAGTGACCCCGTTGAACCTCCGCTGTCAGATAACGATGCTGTCAAAGATGCTTCACAAGCCACAGTAAATGCAAAGGTGAACACGCCCCCTTTCACCCCTCCTGCACTGGTCAAACATCTAACCCCTCCCAAGGTGGTAGGTGTTAAGTCAGCCACCCTGGAGCGCTCTGGCCCGGGTCTAAGCAGCTTTATGGCTAGTCAAGAGTCCGAGGAGGCCAGCCAGGGTGTCAGCAGTGAGCAGAGCCTCAGCCAGCTGCGTAACAATCGGGCACGCCCCGCATCTCTGGGGAGTGGGAAAGAGTTTACAAGAACTCAGGCTGACGGTTTGCCGGTGGGCCATGCCAGCAGCAAAGAGCCAGACTTACGGAAGTCCCTGCCTGCCAAAACTGCCTTTCAGCACTCCGGAGACTCTAAGAAGCTGCTACGATCCCAAGGCATCAGTGTTCTGATCTGCCCTAGTGCAGAAAACGGAGAGAAACGCCGCGAGGCCCTGAAGAAGCTGGGGCTGCTCAGGGACTGA